The Bacteroidales bacterium genome includes a region encoding these proteins:
- a CDS encoding M28 family peptidase, whose translation MKVSGRLQNVIHYQLLIIIILLFLAGCNNESRQPQQTQSAAEPVVQPVKVPQFDADSAFSYVKQQVDFGPRVPETKAHAAAVNWMLEALLQWGDTLMVQDFVARVYDNRIFKGKNIIVSFNPEEKNRIFLSAHYDSRPFADHDADPANHLVPIDGANDGASGTGVLMEIARQLHLHPVSRGIDIILFDLEDYGPPQDSQTDQSSDTWGLGSQHWSANPHQPNYSARYGILLDMVGAPDAVFPLEGFSMYYAPDITKKVWETAVAAGYGDYFVFEKGTYITDDHYFINTIANIPTINIIHLDPASANGTFYDPWHTIADDITQIDPATLKAVGQTLLTVIYQKSF comes from the coding sequence ATGAAAGTATCAGGACGTTTGCAAAATGTAATTCATTATCAGTTATTGATAATAATAATACTGTTGTTTCTTGCAGGTTGCAACAATGAATCACGACAGCCACAGCAGACGCAAAGTGCGGCAGAACCCGTGGTGCAGCCCGTGAAGGTTCCGCAATTTGACGCTGATTCAGCATTTTCTTACGTAAAGCAGCAGGTCGATTTTGGCCCGCGTGTGCCCGAAACCAAAGCACACGCTGCTGCTGTAAACTGGATGCTGGAGGCTTTGCTGCAATGGGGCGATACGCTGATGGTGCAGGATTTTGTGGCGCGTGTTTATGACAACCGGATTTTTAAGGGTAAGAATATTATTGTCTCTTTCAACCCGGAAGAGAAAAATCGCATCTTTCTGTCGGCACATTACGACTCGCGTCCTTTTGCCGATCATGATGCTGATCCTGCCAACCACCTGGTACCTATCGATGGCGCCAACGACGGAGCCAGTGGCACGGGTGTGCTGATGGAAATAGCGCGGCAACTACATCTGCATCCGGTAAGCAGGGGTATCGACATTATTTTGTTTGATCTTGAAGATTATGGTCCGCCTCAGGACAGCCAGACGGATCAATCGAGCGACACGTGGGGGCTGGGATCGCAACATTGGTCGGCCAACCCGCACCAGCCAAACTATAGTGCGCGCTACGGCATACTGCTCGATATGGTGGGCGCTCCCGACGCTGTCTTTCCACTCGAAGGTTTTTCGATGTATTATGCGCCCGACATCACCAAGAAAGTTTGGGAAACCGCTGTAGCGGCTGGCTATGGAGATTATTTTGTTTTTGAGAAAGGAACCTATATCACCGACGACCATTACTTTATTAATACCATCGCTAATATTCCTACGATCAACATCATCCATCTCGATCCGGCATCAGCCAACGGCACTTTTTATGATCCCTGGCACACCATTGCCGACGACATCACACAAATAGACCCAGCCACATTAAAAGCTGTTGGACAAACGCTGCTGACGGTGATTTATCAAAAGAGTTTTTAG
- a CDS encoding nitroreductase family protein produces MKIKRANPRYPIHNLSKKRWSPRAFNGEPVETEKLQRIFEAARWSPSASNEQPWAFIVGMQGDETYDKIFSTLVEFNQLWVKTAPLLAISAGRSISLKNGMPAEYFKYDVGQAMAHLTFQATYEGLYVHQMAGFDREKAHQLLEIPEKYEVISAFTIGYPGDYKMLHKNLQAMEIAPRERLHTDDFVFSGTFGHAAEWITREQKETSPK; encoded by the coding sequence ATGAAGATAAAAAGAGCCAATCCCAGATATCCCATTCACAACCTATCGAAAAAACGTTGGAGTCCGCGGGCTTTCAATGGTGAACCCGTTGAAACAGAGAAACTGCAACGTATTTTTGAAGCTGCGCGTTGGTCACCATCGGCCAGCAATGAGCAGCCATGGGCTTTCATTGTGGGGATGCAAGGCGACGAAACGTATGATAAGATTTTTAGCACCCTGGTTGAGTTTAACCAGTTGTGGGTGAAAACCGCACCTTTGCTGGCTATTTCTGCCGGGCGCAGCATTAGTCTGAAAAATGGCATGCCTGCCGAATACTTTAAATACGACGTGGGGCAAGCCATGGCGCACCTCACTTTTCAGGCTACATACGAAGGACTTTATGTGCACCAGATGGCTGGCTTCGATCGCGAGAAAGCGCACCAGTTGCTCGAAATTCCGGAAAAATACGAGGTCATTTCCGCTTTCACCATTGGCTATCCGGGCGATTATAAAATGTTGCACAAAAACCTGCAAGCCATGGAAATTGCTCCCCGGGAAAGATTGCATACGGATGATTTTGTTTTTTCTGGTACCTTTGGCCACGCTGCCGAATGGATAACACGCGAGCAAAAAGAAACATCACCAAAATAA
- a CDS encoding peroxiredoxin has product MAVLTGKKAPLFEADTVINGGEMVEKFTLEQYIGKKYVVFFFYPLDFTFVCPTEILAFQEQIEEFEKRNVAVVGCSTDSKYSHWAWLNTEKKDGGIKGVKFPLVSDLTKTISKNYDVLDGDFDYNDDGELEFDGAGVAYRGLFLIDKQGVVRHQVVNDMPLGRSVKETLRMIDALQFYEENGEVCPADWHRGDEGMQESHDGVASYLAKH; this is encoded by the coding sequence ATGGCAGTTTTAACGGGAAAAAAGGCGCCCTTATTCGAAGCAGATACGGTGATTAACGGCGGCGAAATGGTCGAGAAATTTACGCTCGAACAATATATTGGGAAAAAGTATGTGGTATTCTTTTTCTATCCATTGGATTTCACATTTGTATGTCCAACCGAAATTCTTGCTTTCCAGGAACAAATCGAAGAATTTGAAAAACGCAATGTTGCTGTGGTAGGCTGTTCTACCGATTCAAAATATTCGCACTGGGCATGGCTGAACACAGAGAAAAAAGATGGTGGCATCAAAGGCGTGAAGTTTCCTTTGGTATCCGATCTTACCAAAACAATTTCGAAAAATTACGACGTGCTCGACGGAGATTTTGATTACAACGACGACGGCGAGCTGGAATTTGACGGAGCAGGTGTGGCTTATCGCGGGTTGTTCCTCATCGATAAACAAGGCGTGGTGCGCCATCAGGTGGTTAACGACATGCCTCTGGGAAGAAGTGTGAAGGAAACCCTGCGCATGATTGATGCCTTGCAGTTTTACGAAGAAAACGGCGAAGTGTGTCCTGCTGACTGGCATCGTGGCGACGAAGGCATGCAGGAATCGCACGACGGTGTGGCCAGCTATCTTGCAAAACATTAA
- the rhaD gene encoding rhamnulose-1-phosphate aldolase, with product MREFIAGIPQTLAEIAAVAGFLWQNGWAERNAGNLSYNVTRFFDKLPDNLDFEAPVSLLSTFPHLDNQLLLITATGSRMRDVAADIPANVCLLHIIDGGKAYRKLTKPEPGKMLTPTSELPTHLAIHDKLCAEGRPEKVIIHTHPVRLIAMTHIREFCNQSVINNILWSMQPETCIFIHDGLGFVPYLQTGSDALAEATLAALDQHRVVLWEKHGCLAIGENAWEAFDLIDIAEKSADIFFTCRNAGFQAEGIPLADLKKLRESFGIAQPEE from the coding sequence ATGAGAGAATTTATTGCAGGAATCCCACAGACTCTGGCAGAAATAGCTGCCGTTGCCGGGTTTCTATGGCAAAATGGATGGGCGGAGCGCAACGCCGGAAACCTTTCGTACAACGTCACACGCTTTTTTGATAAGCTACCGGATAATCTTGACTTCGAAGCGCCGGTATCGCTGTTGAGTACTTTCCCGCATCTCGACAACCAATTGTTGCTGATAACGGCCACCGGGTCGCGGATGCGTGATGTTGCGGCCGACATTCCGGCCAACGTCTGCTTGCTGCATATCATCGACGGCGGCAAAGCTTACCGGAAGTTGACGAAACCCGAACCTGGAAAGATGTTAACTCCTACCTCCGAGTTGCCCACCCACCTGGCGATACACGATAAATTATGTGCCGAAGGGCGTCCGGAGAAAGTCATTATCCACACACATCCCGTCCGGCTTATTGCCATGACGCACATCCGCGAGTTTTGCAATCAGTCGGTCATCAACAATATTTTGTGGAGCATGCAACCGGAAACGTGCATTTTTATTCATGATGGGCTAGGCTTTGTACCCTATCTGCAAACCGGAAGCGATGCCCTGGCAGAGGCTACACTCGCAGCGCTCGACCAACACAGGGTGGTTTTGTGGGAAAAGCATGGCTGTCTGGCCATTGGCGAAAACGCCTGGGAAGCTTTTGATTTGATTGACATCGCCGAGAAATCAGCCGACATTTTCTTTACCTGCCGCAATGCAGGCTTTCAGGCCGAAGGCATTCCATTGGCAGATTTGAAAAAGCTGCGGGAATCATTTGGAATAGCGCAACCGGAGGAGTGA
- the lnt gene encoding apolipoprotein N-acyltransferase encodes MTLQKKHLYLLSLLSGLLLTAGWPMYGFPFLLFAGFVPLLFIIDHLDAHPEQHHRFSSFQYSYAAFLVWNILTTWWIWNSTIFGALMAVLINSLFFAIVFMVFHLSRRSFFRQSDAIYLLIVYWVAFEYFHLDWDLSWPWLNLGNGFAMHTPWVQWYEYTGTLGGTLWILLVNIFLYQLIKNVLQKESRQKLILTITKTTLVIIIPMIISLVMYQNYEEKGAVAEVIVTQPNVDPWSEQFVLPSSKMIEMNLKLADSLITPETDFVVSPESAIQEDLWHATIEQSRAVKQIRGFIDRHQQASVVIGASTYRHFAEGEPLTPTARKFGDVDKYYEAFNTTLFIKKDEPVGLYHKSKLVPGPEKMPFHRILSPLQNLAFDLGGTVGSLGYSKRREVFTSTDGKFTVPGIICYESIYGEFTAEFVKNGANLIFIITNDGWWGNTAGHRQHFTYARLRAVETRRDIARSANTGISGFIDQRGDIMQASEYWQPAVLKAQLHANNEITFYTRYGDYLGRISGFLAIFMILIAFVNGILKKKKYNRES; translated from the coding sequence ATGACGCTTCAAAAAAAACATCTTTACCTGCTGTCGCTGCTGTCGGGCTTGCTGCTGACTGCCGGCTGGCCGATGTACGGTTTTCCTTTTCTGCTCTTTGCAGGATTTGTCCCGCTACTTTTCATTATCGATCATCTGGATGCGCATCCGGAGCAGCACCATCGTTTCAGTAGTTTCCAATACAGCTATGCGGCGTTTTTGGTTTGGAATATCCTCACCACCTGGTGGATCTGGAACTCGACGATATTTGGTGCGCTGATGGCGGTGCTGATTAACAGCTTGTTTTTTGCGATCGTCTTTATGGTTTTTCATCTCAGCCGACGCAGCTTTTTCCGTCAGTCCGACGCCATTTATCTGCTCATAGTTTATTGGGTAGCTTTCGAATACTTTCATCTCGACTGGGATTTGTCGTGGCCGTGGCTCAACCTGGGCAACGGTTTTGCCATGCACACGCCCTGGGTGCAGTGGTACGAATACACCGGCACGCTGGGTGGCACGCTTTGGATACTGTTGGTAAATATTTTTCTTTACCAGCTTATCAAAAACGTTCTGCAAAAGGAGAGTCGGCAGAAACTTATTTTGACCATAACAAAGACAACTTTAGTGATCATTATTCCAATGATTATTTCGCTGGTGATGTATCAGAATTATGAAGAAAAAGGGGCTGTTGCCGAAGTCATCGTTACGCAGCCCAACGTTGATCCATGGTCAGAACAGTTTGTGCTGCCCTCGAGCAAGATGATAGAAATGAATCTGAAACTTGCCGACTCACTTATTACTCCTGAAACGGATTTTGTGGTTTCGCCCGAATCGGCCATCCAGGAAGATCTGTGGCATGCCACCATAGAGCAGTCGCGTGCGGTGAAACAAATACGAGGGTTTATCGACCGGCATCAGCAGGCGAGTGTGGTAATTGGCGCCTCCACCTACCGGCATTTTGCAGAAGGGGAGCCGCTTACGCCCACGGCCCGCAAGTTTGGCGATGTGGATAAATATTACGAAGCTTTTAATACAACTTTGTTTATTAAAAAAGACGAACCTGTGGGTCTTTACCACAAGTCGAAGCTGGTGCCGGGGCCGGAGAAGATGCCTTTTCATCGAATTCTCAGTCCGTTGCAAAATCTGGCCTTCGATCTGGGCGGCACCGTGGGGAGTTTAGGCTATTCAAAACGTCGCGAAGTTTTCACAAGCACCGATGGGAAATTCACCGTCCCGGGCATCATCTGCTACGAATCTATTTATGGCGAATTTACTGCAGAGTTTGTAAAAAATGGCGCCAATCTTATCTTCATCATCACCAACGACGGCTGGTGGGGCAACACCGCCGGCCACCGCCAGCATTTTACCTATGCACGATTGCGTGCCGTCGAAACACGCCGCGACATCGCCCGCTCGGCCAATACCGGAATCTCTGGTTTTATCGACCAACGCGGCGACATCATGCAGGCCTCCGAATATTGGCAGCCCGCTGTACTCAAAGCACAACTCCACGCCAACAACGAGATTACCTTTTATACCCGCTACGGCGACTACCTCGGTCGCATCAGTGGTTTCCTGGCCATTTTTATGATACTTATTGCTTTTGTAAATGGTATTTTGAAAAAGAAGAAATACAATAGAGAGAGTTGA
- the hflX gene encoding GTPase HflX, whose product MAQNIETAVRKEKVLLVGLITGKTDEARIEEYLEELAFLVETAGGIPMKRFTQKLDHPDTRTFVGSGKLEEIRQYVVAEEIDLVVFDDELGASQIKNIEKVLECRILDRTNLILDIFARRARTAHAKTQVELAQYEYLLPRLTRMWTHLERQQGGIGMRGPGETEIETDRRIIRDKISLLKKKLELIDRQMVVQRKGRGNMVRVSLVGYTNVGKSTIMNRMAKAEVFAEDKLFATLDTTIRKVVIENLPFLLTDTVGFIRKLPHGLVESFKSTLDEVREADLLLHVVDISHTDFEEQINVVNETLSEIGGADKPTIMVFNKMDAYTWKTKDADDLTESTDENVTLEELRNTWIAKSNDPAIFISAKHKQNWEALKDLIYQKVKEIHTTRFPYNDFLY is encoded by the coding sequence ATGGCGCAAAATATCGAAACTGCTGTCCGAAAGGAGAAGGTATTGCTGGTAGGATTGATCACCGGCAAGACTGATGAAGCCCGCATAGAAGAATATCTCGAAGAACTGGCTTTTCTGGTGGAGACAGCCGGGGGCATCCCCATGAAACGGTTTACCCAAAAACTCGATCATCCCGACACACGCACTTTTGTAGGCTCGGGGAAGCTGGAAGAAATCCGGCAATATGTGGTTGCTGAAGAGATCGATTTGGTTGTTTTCGATGATGAGCTGGGCGCCTCACAGATCAAAAATATCGAAAAGGTTTTGGAGTGTCGCATATTGGATCGTACCAATCTTATTCTCGACATTTTTGCAAGACGGGCGCGTACGGCGCATGCCAAGACGCAGGTAGAGCTGGCGCAATACGAATATCTGCTACCACGACTTACACGTATGTGGACGCACCTGGAACGTCAGCAAGGTGGAATCGGTATGCGTGGACCGGGCGAAACGGAGATAGAAACCGACCGCCGCATCATCCGTGACAAGATAAGTCTGCTCAAGAAAAAGCTCGAACTCATCGACCGACAGATGGTGGTGCAACGCAAAGGACGTGGTAACATGGTGCGCGTGTCGCTGGTGGGATACACCAACGTGGGCAAATCGACCATTATGAATCGCATGGCCAAAGCAGAGGTATTTGCCGAAGACAAGCTCTTTGCCACCCTCGATACTACCATCCGCAAAGTGGTGATCGAAAATCTGCCTTTTCTGCTCACCGACACCGTTGGCTTTATCCGCAAGCTCCCGCATGGTCTAGTAGAGTCGTTCAAATCCACGCTCGACGAGGTGCGCGAAGCCGACCTGCTGCTGCACGTGGTGGATATTTCCCATACCGATTTTGAAGAACAAATAAATGTGGTGAATGAAACGCTCAGCGAAATTGGCGGTGCCGACAAACCTACCATAATGGTCTTCAACAAAATGGATGCTTACACCTGGAAAACCAAAGATGCCGACGACCTGACGGAATCCACCGACGAAAACGTCACGCTTGAGGAACTCCGCAATACCTGGATAGCAAAAAGCAACGATCCGGCGATTTTCATCTCGGCCAAACACAAACAAAACTGGGAAGCACTGAAAGATCTCATCTATCAAAAGGTGAAAGAAATCCATACCACTCGCTTCCCGTACAATGATTTTCTCTATTAA
- the trpS gene encoding tryptophan--tRNA ligase — protein sequence MEIVVSGIRPTGNLHLGNYFGALSNFIKMQQTHRCFFFIADYHSLTTHPTPSDLHGNVKQVLVEYLAAGIDPEKATLYIQSDLPETAELYLLLNMNAYMGELERVTTFKEKARKQPENVNAGLLTYPSLMAADIIIHKAHKVPVGKDQEQHLEMTRTFARRFNRMYNNEFFPEPTAFNFGAELIKIPGLDGSGKMGKSEGEGNAIFLADDPKVIRKKVMRAVTDTGPTMPNQPMAEGVANLFSLMRVMSKPETVDHFLTEYNACTIRYGDLKKQLAEDIIIVTSPIRERIQELAADEKYLSKVATMGAEKAHESAGKTMSEVREIIGFRKF from the coding sequence ATGGAAATTGTCGTCAGTGGCATCCGGCCTACCGGAAACCTGCACTTGGGAAATTATTTCGGCGCCCTCAGCAACTTTATAAAAATGCAGCAGACCCATCGCTGCTTTTTCTTTATTGCCGATTACCATTCTCTTACCACACATCCCACTCCGTCCGATCTTCATGGCAACGTGAAGCAGGTGCTGGTGGAATATTTGGCTGCAGGTATCGATCCCGAAAAGGCAACATTATACATTCAAAGTGATCTGCCCGAAACGGCAGAGCTTTATCTGCTGCTCAACATGAACGCCTATATGGGTGAGTTGGAAAGGGTGACGACTTTTAAGGAAAAAGCCCGCAAGCAACCCGAGAACGTCAACGCCGGTTTGCTTACTTACCCATCGCTGATGGCTGCCGACATTATCATCCATAAAGCGCATAAAGTGCCGGTGGGCAAAGACCAGGAGCAACATCTGGAGATGACGCGTACTTTTGCCCGCCGATTTAACCGCATGTACAACAATGAATTTTTTCCGGAGCCTACTGCTTTTAACTTTGGGGCGGAGCTGATTAAAATTCCCGGACTGGATGGCAGCGGAAAAATGGGCAAATCGGAAGGCGAAGGCAACGCCATCTTCCTGGCCGACGATCCCAAAGTAATTCGCAAAAAAGTGATGCGCGCTGTAACCGATACGGGGCCCACTATGCCCAACCAGCCTATGGCCGAGGGCGTGGCCAATCTATTCAGTCTGATGCGCGTGATGTCAAAACCCGAAACTGTCGATCATTTCCTGACCGAATACAACGCCTGCACCATACGATATGGGGATTTGAAAAAACAACTTGCCGAGGATATCATCATCGTTACCTCACCTATTCGCGAAAGGATACAAGAACTGGCTGCTGACGAAAAATACCTGTCGAAAGTAGCCACCATGGGTGCCGAAAAAGCCCACGAAAGCGCAGGCAAAACCATGAGTGAAGTGCGCGAGATTATTGGCTTTAGGAAGTTTTGA